Within Pseudomonadales bacterium, the genomic segment GACGCGCCAAATCCAAGGCCTGACGGCGCTCATCCAACTGCACTTGTGATACAAAGTGCCGCCCGACTAAATCTGCCACGCGGCGATATTCTTTGTCCGCGTAAGCGATGTTGGTTTCCGCCAACGCCAATTCTGCGCGCTTGCTGCGATAGCCCGCTTGCAGCGCTTCAATGTCGGTACGCACTTTGTCGAGCTTGGCTTGTGCGCCAGCTTCTGCTGCATCAAACAGTTCAGAATCCAGCTTGAACAGAGGCTGACCTTGTTTTACCGCTTCGTTTTCCGCAACCAGTACATCGCTCACGCTCGCCGACACTTCCGACGCGACCATGACTTTATCCGCCTTCAGATAGGCGTTGTCGGTATCGACATAACGCTCGCCCGTCAGATAAAAAAACGCGGCAATCACGCCAGCCAAAACAGGCACGCTGACTAACAACAAACGGCGGGTATTCATGGTGCAGGCTCCTCAGAATCGGCGCTGCCGAGTACATCACTCTCGACCCTGAGCAGGTTGTCCTTCATGGTTTGTAGCGTGGTAATAAATTGCGTCATAGTATTGGGCGACAGCTCGCCCACGGCAATTTCTCGACTTTCGGTAGCCAAGATCCAAATTTGGTCTAGCAAGGGGTGAGCGCTTGCTGTCAGGAAAAGGCAGAAAGCACGGCGATCTGAAGCATCGCGCCGCCGTTCAATCAAGCCTGCAGCCTCTAACTTGTCCAGCTGACGCGCCAGTGTCATCGGCCGCACTTCAAGGATTTCTGCCAGTGCCACTTGTTGAATGCCTTCATTGCGCGATAAGTGCAGCAGCACACGACACTGCGCTTGCGTCAGCCCCAACACCTGCACACGATGGTTGAAATGGCGGCGAATCAGGCGCGCGACATCGTGCAGCAGAAAGCCAAAAGAGCCTTCCAACTCGGTGTGCTGCTTTGAGAGAGGGGATGACATAGCAAAACATCGCATATAGTAAGTAATGCTTATTATATGTCTGCCTTGCTATTTGTTAGTGCGTAGTTTCCGACATAGAAGCTTCCGTGAAAGAAGCTGCCGAGAGAGAAGCGGTGGAGCGTACAGACTAGCTGCCCACGCGAACACGCGCAGACAGCGACAAATAACCGTCTTTTTTTTATTCTGCCCCATCGTCATCGTCAGCATTCATACCCAACTCTTTTAACTTGCGCGTCAAAGTGTTGCGTCCCCAGCCCAAGAGTTCGGCAGCATCGCGCTTGCGACCCGCAGTTTGTTTCAATGCAGATTCAATCAAAATGCGCTCAAACACAGGAGTCGCTTCATCCAGCAAGCGTTCATGCCCGCGCTGCAATTCTTTTTCTGCCCACAAGCGCAGCGCTTGCTCCCAACCCGTTGCTACTGCATCGCTGCACGGTTGTTGCTGCATAATTTCTGGCGGCAAATCACGCGAATGAATATCGCGCCCCGGCGCCATCACCATCAACCAACGACAGGCGTTTTCCAACTGGCGCACATTGCCGGGCCAATCCAACTTGCTCATTGCCGCTTCAGTTTCTGGTAGCAGTGTTTTTTGTTCCGCACCCAACTCACGCGCCGCCTTGCTGAGAAAAAATCGCGCCAAGGCGGGAATGTCTTCTCGTCGCTCCGCTAAACGCGGCAATTGAATACGAATCACATTTAAACGATGAAAAAGATCTTCACGGAAGCGATGCTCTTGTACTAATTGCGCTAAATTTTGATGCGTCGCGGCGATGATGCGCACATCCACTTTTACCGGCGTATGACCACCGACGCGATAAAACATGCCATCTGCTAACACGCGCAACAAACGCGTTTGTGTTTCGTGCGGCATATCGCCAATTTCATCTAAAAATAGTGTGCCGCCATCGGCTTGCTCAAAGCGACCTTGCCGTTGCGTCACCGCGCCGGTAAACGCACCTTTTTCGTGGCCAAATAATTCTGACTCCATTAAATCTTTTGGCACGGCTGCCATATTCAATGCAATAAACGGTTTCTGACTGCGCGGGCTGTGGCGATGCAAAGCTTGCGCCACCAATTCTTTACCTGTGCCGGACTCACCGTTGATCAACACGGTGATGTTGGAATGCGACAAACGACCAATCGCGCGAAATACTTCTTGCATCGCCGGCGCTTCGCCAATCATTTCTGTCGGCAATTGCTCAACAAAAGTTTCGTCACTGTTTGTAGATTGCACTTGCGATAAAGCGCGGCGCACTACATCCACCACTTCATCAACATCAAACGGTTTCGGCAAATATTCAAACGCGCCGCCTTGATAAGAAGCAACGGCGCTATCGAGGTCCGAGTGCGCCGTCATGATAACAACCGGCATGGTAGGAAAATCGCGATTCACTGCACGCAACAACGCCAAACCATCTATCCCTGGCATACGAATATCACTGAGCAATACCGCAGGCGCTTGCTCTTTCAACGCGCGCTGTACCGCATCACCTGTTTCAAAAGTTCTGCACACAATACCTGCTTGATCCAAGGCTTTTTCTAGCACCCAGCGAATCGAGCGATCATCGTCTACTACCCAAACATCAGCCGCATTGGCTTTTCCATAACTTATACATCCAGCGGTAAATACAGTGAAAAACGTGTGTTGCCCGGCGTGCTGTCACACTCAATCATGCCGC encodes:
- a CDS encoding MarR family winged helix-turn-helix transcriptional regulator, with amino-acid sequence MSSPLSKQHTELEGSFGFLLHDVARLIRRHFNHRVQVLGLTQAQCRVLLHLSRNEGIQQVALAEILEVRPMTLARQLDKLEAAGLIERRRDASDRRAFCLFLTASAHPLLDQIWILATESREIAVGELSPNTMTQFITTLQTMKDNLLRVESDVLGSADSEEPAP
- the glnG gene encoding nitrogen regulation protein NR(I) produces the protein MSYGKANAADVWVVDDDRSIRWVLEKALDQAGIVCRTFETGDAVQRALKEQAPAVLLSDIRMPGIDGLALLRAVNRDFPTMPVVIMTAHSDLDSAVASYQGGAFEYLPKPFDVDEVVDVVRRALSQVQSTNSDETFVEQLPTEMIGEAPAMQEVFRAIGRLSHSNITVLINGESGTGKELVAQALHRHSPRSQKPFIALNMAAVPKDLMESELFGHEKGAFTGAVTQRQGRFEQADGGTLFLDEIGDMPHETQTRLLRVLADGMFYRVGGHTPVKVDVRIIAATHQNLAQLVQEHRFREDLFHRLNVIRIQLPRLAERREDIPALARFFLSKAARELGAEQKTLLPETEAAMSKLDWPGNVRQLENACRWLMVMAPGRDIHSRDLPPEIMQQQPCSDAVATGWEQALRLWAEKELQRGHERLLDEATPVFERILIESALKQTAGRKRDAAELLGWGRNTLTRKLKELGMNADDDDGAE